A part of Andrena cerasifolii isolate SP2316 chromosome 10, iyAndCera1_principal, whole genome shotgun sequence genomic DNA contains:
- the LOC143373821 gene encoding uncharacterized protein LOC143373821 isoform X1 has product MASETFECTRRMMIHVSSENAQRYDRVKRKGVAFLSNLFKSRKLTVGMKINEDEEMERAPKVETAAIVTNACRRSGSENDNQVSRIPSTLSVAAVDVVVACQPSPSHSVLTLTPGRTRNIDQDMEALRLSRQDNPFLQVLASRESLVESIEESESDDAILMSQELGDTDPLTLAQVHEHLVRSPPPASWPHTTTFHFPHQNQSTNGKSDTLAHCRSPSKTSSYRGNDHELSRSEPSTDIRDRHSHTFSLLHPTPIRSLSDVRRLHRSADDSVQLMSSE; this is encoded by the exons ATGGCGAGTGAAACTTTCGAGTGCACGAG ACGAATGATGATACACGTGTCATCGGAGAACGCTCAACGATACGATCGGGTAAAGCGTAAGGGCGTAGCGTTTCTCTCGAATCTTTTCAAATCGAGGAAGTTGACGGTAGGAATGAAGATCAACGAGGACGAAGAGATGGAACGCGCTCCGAAGGTTGAGACAGCTG CGATCGTCACGAACGCCTGCAGGCGCAGCGGGAGCGAGAATGACAATCAGGTATCGAGGATTCCGTCGACCTTGAGCGTGGCAGCCGTCGATGTCGTCGTCGCTTGTCAGCCGTCGCCGTCGCACTCTGTTTTAACCTTGACACCTGGTAGAACACGAAACATCGATCAGGATATGGAGGCGCTTAGGCTCAGTCGACAGGATAATCCTTTTCTGCAG GTACTGGCGAGTCGCGAGAGCCTCGTGGAGTCCATAGAGGAGTCCGAGTCCGACGACGCCATACTCATGTCTCAG GAATTAGGTGATACGGACCCACTGACGCTCGCACAAGTGCACGAGCACCTTGTGCGTAGTCCACCGCCAGCTTCCTGGCCACACACTACAACCTTCCACTTCCCTCATCAGAATCAGAGCACCAACGGGAAAAGCGACACGTTGGCGCACTGCAGAAGTCCTTCGAAGACGTCCTCGTACAGAGGGAACGACCACGAGCTCTCTCGAAGCGAGCCATCCACGGATATCAGAG ATCGCCACTCGCACACGTTCTCGTTGTTGCATCCGACGCCGATCCGTTCGCTGTCGGACGTTCGACGGCTTCACAGATCGGCGGACGACAGCGTGCAGCTGATGTCGAGCGAGTAA
- the LOC143373821 gene encoding uncharacterized protein LOC143373821 isoform X2, which produces MMIHVSSENAQRYDRVKRKGVAFLSNLFKSRKLTVGMKINEDEEMERAPKVETAAIVTNACRRSGSENDNQVSRIPSTLSVAAVDVVVACQPSPSHSVLTLTPGRTRNIDQDMEALRLSRQDNPFLQVLASRESLVESIEESESDDAILMSQELGDTDPLTLAQVHEHLVRSPPPASWPHTTTFHFPHQNQSTNGKSDTLAHCRSPSKTSSYRGNDHELSRSEPSTDIRDRHSHTFSLLHPTPIRSLSDVRRLHRSADDSVQLMSSE; this is translated from the exons ATGATGATACACGTGTCATCGGAGAACGCTCAACGATACGATCGGGTAAAGCGTAAGGGCGTAGCGTTTCTCTCGAATCTTTTCAAATCGAGGAAGTTGACGGTAGGAATGAAGATCAACGAGGACGAAGAGATGGAACGCGCTCCGAAGGTTGAGACAGCTG CGATCGTCACGAACGCCTGCAGGCGCAGCGGGAGCGAGAATGACAATCAGGTATCGAGGATTCCGTCGACCTTGAGCGTGGCAGCCGTCGATGTCGTCGTCGCTTGTCAGCCGTCGCCGTCGCACTCTGTTTTAACCTTGACACCTGGTAGAACACGAAACATCGATCAGGATATGGAGGCGCTTAGGCTCAGTCGACAGGATAATCCTTTTCTGCAG GTACTGGCGAGTCGCGAGAGCCTCGTGGAGTCCATAGAGGAGTCCGAGTCCGACGACGCCATACTCATGTCTCAG GAATTAGGTGATACGGACCCACTGACGCTCGCACAAGTGCACGAGCACCTTGTGCGTAGTCCACCGCCAGCTTCCTGGCCACACACTACAACCTTCCACTTCCCTCATCAGAATCAGAGCACCAACGGGAAAAGCGACACGTTGGCGCACTGCAGAAGTCCTTCGAAGACGTCCTCGTACAGAGGGAACGACCACGAGCTCTCTCGAAGCGAGCCATCCACGGATATCAGAG ATCGCCACTCGCACACGTTCTCGTTGTTGCATCCGACGCCGATCCGTTCGCTGTCGGACGTTCGACGGCTTCACAGATCGGCGGACGACAGCGTGCAGCTGATGTCGAGCGAGTAA
- the LOC143373812 gene encoding uncharacterized protein LOC143373812, translating into MAADTVALSALTLARGDKILVTVESALPDIVVVSFVHGAKCFQGALLDATKRGLPCGVQPPEPVPDPDGDKLATIAARFSYFQERKSTLAVAKADLRRNINPPARYKNARPTVRLRPRQVLCSKCRSICNENSENVDVSRKRKHDDVQQPQQQQVTGHGSTRRSDRRCGQQPQKTSRILFSECQSENIAASAHQATKSSSSAAVSPDSSKLGPSLIPKISRLQPNEISNAIQGTDKVKIAPSYWNNRAEEGDSSVNAMEPGEERMESTDCDSNPSMAYCATPRRLSSSSVESAKIPEEDEKKTFAAADSTMRPRTGRVPRKKRSVGSMEDLWDETVFEDPTRTARTTPVIKISFGAQGEGTVLKIPSKIQDPEYEQETDDAEDGQTETERDPLELPRTFENDYDFREDGEEDGQEQVDPQKQGVKDASAKAAKRALKKAKKEARRKMLGGVSPARSPCNGSPRYNPTYDTLSYHRRKHKVKHKKKHKEDRKHKSQQQPQQQQPPQPCLESSATENQQNWNVLPGSESYTAIKEQCLKQKLSISLKRLNTNAYARCDYPVSNASSGCKSPGASSDELSEQEPEVDAGETAPDFPPPSHPLMMRLAATPVEHCLTANGRRMDVGDVVWGKIHGFPWWPGKVLSITVSCKEDGTSSGPQAHVAWYGSSTSSLMACDQLSPFLESFKTRYNKKKRGPYKEAIRQAQNEARSQITPNSTSSVLNVCGSPREVNVLS; encoded by the exons AGGCCTCCCTTGTGGCGTGCAACCCCCAGAGCCGGTACCAGATCCCGATGGCGACAAATTGGCGACCATCGCTGCCCGTTTCAGCTATTTCCAGGAGAGAAAGAGCACGCTGGCCGTGGCCAAAGCCGATCTTCGTAGGAACATCAATCCACCTGCCAGGTATAAGAATGCACGGCCGACGGTCAGGCTCAGGCCACGTCAGGTCCTCTGCAGCAAGTGTAGGTCGATCTGCAACGAGAACAGCGAGAACGTGGACGTCAGCAGGAAACGGAAGCACGACGACGTTCAGCAGCCACAGCAACAGCAG GTCACGGGTCATGGGTCCACCAGAAGAAGCGATCGACGTTGTGGCCAGCAGCCGCAAAAAACCTCGAGGATACTGTTCTCTGAGTGCCAGTCTGAGAACATCGCGGCGTCGGCTCACCAAGCAACGAAATCCTCGTCGTCTGCGGCTGTGAGTCCTGATTCGTCGAAGCTAGGACCGTCTCTCATACCAAAAATCTCGCGGCTACAGCCGAACGAGATTAGCAACGCCATTCAAGGAACCG ACAAGGTGAAGATCGCCCCGTCGTACTGGAACAACAGAGCCGAGGAGGGCGATTCATCGGTGAACGCCATGGAGCCCGGCGAGGAACGCATGGAGTCGACGGACTGTGACAGTAATCCCTCTATGGCGTATTGCGCCACGCCCAGAAGACTGAGCAGTTCCTCTGTGGAGAGTGCTAAAATACCAGAGGAAGACGAGAAGAAAACGTTCGCCGCGGCGGACTCGACAATGAGGCCAAGAACGGGCCGAGTACCGAGAAAGAAGAGGTCTGTCGGATCGATGGAGGACTTGTGGGATGAGACTGTGTTCGAGGATCCGACGAGGACAGCCAGAACCACGCCAGTAATTAAGATCTCGTTCGGCGCGCAAGGCGAGGGCACTGTTCTGAAGATACCCTCCAAGATCCAGGACCCAGAGTACGAGCAGGAGACAGACGACGCCGAGGACGGGCAGACGGAGACGGAGAGGGATCCACTGGAATTGCCAAGAACGTTCGAGAACGACTACGATTTCCgcgaggacggcgaggaggaCGGCCAGGAGCAGGTGGACCCGCAGAAGCAGGGAGTGAAGGACGCCAGTGCTAAAGCAGCGAAACGCGCGCTTAAAAAGGCCAAGAAGGAAGCCAGGAGAAAGATGCTTGGCGGTGTTTCGCCGGCCAGATCTCCGTGCAATGGATCCCCACG GTACAATCCCACGTACGATACACTGTCGTATCACCGTCGCAAGCATAAAGTGAAGCATAAAAAGAAACACAAGGAGGACCGGAAGCACAAGAGTCAGCAGcagccgcagcagcagcagccgccGCAGCCGTGTTTGGAGTCCAGTGCCACGGAGAATCAGCAGAATTGGAACGTCCTGCCTGGCAGCGAGTCGTACACAGCAATAAAGGAGCAGTGCCTGAAGCAGAAGCTGTCTATATCCTTGAAGCGATTGAACACGAACGCGTACGCCAGATGCGATTACCCCGTGAGCAATGCCTCCTCTGGATGCAAGAGTCCCGGTGCCAGCAGCGACGAATTGAGCGAGCAAGAGCCCGAGGTCGACGCCGGGGAAACTGCTCCAGATTTCCCGCCACCGTCTCACCCTCTGATGATGCGTCTTGCCGCGACCCCTGTCGAGCACTGTCTGACAGCTAATGGCAGAAGGATGGACGTCGGCGACGTGGTGTGGGGGAAGATTCATGGGTTCCCTTGGTGGCCTGGAAAG GTCCTCAGCATCACGGTCTCCTGCAAAGAAGATGGTACATCGTCTGGTCCGCAGGCTCACGTCGCTTGGTACGGGTCGTCGACGAGCTCTCTCATGGCATGCGACCAGCTGAGCCCATTTTTAGAATCATTCAAG ACGCGGTACAACAAAAAGAAAAGGGGGCCGTATAAGGAGGCGATACGGCAGGCGCAGAACGAGGCCCGAAGTCAGATCACGCCTAACTCGACGAGCAGCGTGCTAAACGTCTGTGGCTCGCCGCGCGAGGTCAACGTCCTCTCCTAA